In Desulfonatronovibrio magnus, a single window of DNA contains:
- a CDS encoding energy transducer TonB, which translates to MYSLSSKAAARHAISMTMGIGVAVGLFLLMQGLISQRDVSLYLDRSAPIPEFIRLDAPDEVIRERQRNEPEPLEEPEPVPPMEATPIPQEPKPPALSIDPLIPNIRPDLSMADLPVAAAPMAQGPEAAQGPVRYTRSLTPVSQVPPRYPRRAQLAGISGWVRLEFIVDVDGSVKDVQVLEASPRRGVFDQEAVRALSRWRFHPQTREGEPVPALATITITFRLEN; encoded by the coding sequence ATGTATTCCCTGTCTTCTAAAGCAGCTGCAAGACACGCAATATCCATGACCATGGGGATAGGAGTTGCTGTGGGGCTTTTTCTGCTTATGCAGGGCCTGATTTCCCAGCGTGATGTCAGTCTTTACCTGGACAGATCTGCACCTATCCCTGAATTCATTCGGCTTGATGCTCCTGATGAAGTAATCAGGGAGCGCCAGAGAAATGAACCTGAGCCTCTGGAAGAGCCGGAGCCTGTTCCGCCTATGGAGGCCACCCCCATACCACAGGAGCCAAAACCTCCTGCCTTGAGCATTGATCCCCTGATTCCGAATATTCGACCGGATCTAAGCATGGCTGACCTGCCTGTGGCGGCGGCTCCCATGGCTCAAGGTCCTGAAGCAGCCCAGGGCCCCGTACGTTACACAAGATCCCTGACTCCGGTCAGCCAGGTCCCGCCCCGCTATCCCAGGCGGGCCCAGTTAGCAGGTATATCCGGATGGGTCAGGCTGGAGTTCATCGTAGATGTTGATGGATCAGTCAAGGATGTACAGGTCCTGGAAGCCTCTCCAAGGCGCGGTGTTTTTGATCAGGAAGCTGTCCGGGCCTTAAGCAGGTGGAGATTTCACCCTCAGACCAGAGAGGGGGAGCCGGTCCCGGCTCTGGCCACCATTACCATTACCTTCAGACTGGAGAACTAA
- a CDS encoding ExbD/TolR family protein: protein MRLRKRRERMELESAQIDMTSMMDVVFIMLIFFIVTTSFVKEAGIEINRPAASTAQRQELANIMIAVSDAGAIWIDGRQVDIRAVRANVERLRAENPEGSVVIQADEASRTGILIQVMDQVRQAGVQNVAVAASRP, encoded by the coding sequence ATGAGATTGCGAAAAAGACGGGAGAGGATGGAACTTGAATCCGCCCAGATAGATATGACTTCCATGATGGACGTGGTGTTTATCATGCTCATATTTTTTATTGTGACCACATCTTTTGTAAAAGAAGCGGGCATTGAGATAAACAGACCTGCAGCATCCACAGCCCAGCGCCAGGAACTGGCCAATATTATGATAGCAGTGTCTGATGCCGGAGCCATCTGGATAGACGGGCGTCAGGTTGATATCCGGGCGGTCCGGGCCAATGTTGAAAGACTCAGGGCTGAAAATCCCGAGGGATCAGTTGTGATTCAGGCTGACGAGGCCTCCCGGACAGGGATTCTTATCCAGGTCATGGACCAGGTCCGTCAGGCCGGGGTGCAGAACGTGGCTGTGGCAGCCAGTCGGCCTTGA